A region of the Drosophila subpulchrella strain 33 F10 #4 breed RU33 chromosome 3L, RU_Dsub_v1.1 Primary Assembly, whole genome shotgun sequence genome:
TTGGATACACATACCGCACAGTTTCTTAAATACGAACATCcaatgctgactaaaattacaaattacaATGCGTTCCCAAAACGTTCGTTATTCCTATCGGATCGAAAGCTTTAAAGTTTTAACCAGATGATCAAAAGCTTATTCCCAGTAACCGAATAATTTTTGATGCAGATCAGCTTATGAATGAAGCATGAGGTTAAAAAAaggtaaaataaaaacaaaaatgcaaaaatattcaaaatcttCTTGTTTTGTAAACTATtaaccatttttaaaaatagtaatTCTAGAAATGATTTTAAACCAAAAATTAGTTATATATGTATTGGTTTTtgctttttattattttcccaccttatttttctttatttgctCACTGTCATAAGCTAACAGACTTAAACTACAAAATCTGAACTGCTTTAAAACAtctataataaaataaataacgaTGTTCAGTGATTTTAAattcttgtttattttattgcttTTGTGGACATCACAAGCAAAGTTTTTcttttacaaatttaaatgatGGTGTGTGTATTTAACAATGAAAGGAATGTGTTTTTATCTTATATACAACGGATAATTTTGGGGAACACTCGAAATTTGTATAGGGGGAAAGTAGCGCCAATATGAGGTGTTTTTTGTGACAACAACATCAAGAACAACGAGTATAAAGCTAATTAAACTCATTCGATGGCCTCGATTATTTCATATTCTTCATCCAAAGAATGATCATAATCGATATTGTATTTGTTCTTGATCTTGCTCTTGTAATCCTTGAGCTCCGCGTCGCTATCGAATTTATTTGTGTTATATCGCTGTTTGCCTCGTgagctgttgctgttgctgttgttctTCTTGCCGGGTTGGGGGGTACTGTGAGGACGATTCCTAGATCTAGTTTGGTTGTTTTCCCTATCTCTATGGTTAACTCTACTAGGCTTTGATTTTCTTTCGCTATTTTTACTAGAATTATGTTGCTTCTGGttctgatgttgctgctgttgctgttgctgttgctcctgttgctgctgtgatGATGAGTATGACGATTGAGGATTGGTACTTGGTGTGGTAAATCTCATGCTACCTCTAAAGCTATTTTTGGTCATTTTATTGTAGTTGCTGCTATCTACGattctgttgctgctgttgattCCGCCGATTGCCGAGTTGCTGTTGAGTgcttgatgttgctgctgttgctgttgctgctgctgttgctgttggttTTGAAATTGCCGCTGTCTTCCGCCGCGCTGTCTGGTTCCGTTTGCTGTCCCAATCTTATACTCATCATCGGCCTCATATCATACTTcattctgctgctgctggcgctCTGGAATGCGATACAGCTCGTCGTTGTTCTGGTAGAGTTGCTCCGATCCCTCGCAGTTCACATTCGACCACCAGTCGCATACCCTCACGGCCTGGTTGAAGACGGTTCCATTGGGGCAGAGGAAGGAGTACTGGTGTCCCGAGTGGAGGCACCAATGCCAAACCTAGAGGAAAGgatcatatttatatattatttttaagatagCAATATAACACCTTATATCGTAGAAGATATAAGGAAAATTATTTTGGACCTCACCTGACAACGCGTCTCTGTATCAGCATAGTAACCTGGCTGGCGACCCTGGCAATTGAAGGCCAGTCCCTTGGGAACGGCATCATAGGCGGGATAGTCCTCACCAGCAGTATAGCCATCGATTTGCTAAAATATACAGAAAAGGAAAAGATTACATTACTACTTATATATCCATTTTAAAAAGGATTTCTTCTTTTTCTGGGATAGATTCATAATCAAACTTATAGGCAGGGTttctaaaattataatatcggATTGTCTAATTTTCAATGGTTTGTTGAAATGAATATATATGCTAATTAAATCCAACTTGTCATACTATTACCACCATTTCGGATTTGTGAAAAAgagatataaaattaaataacacTGCAGTTAAAAGTAATTCTCTCGCACACCAGGTATGGAATTAAATTATGACTTAGTAGATCTCTCGTGTGAATTATCTCAGCGCAGGCAGACCAGCGACCTTCAATTGTGGGCGGCAGTGTGGGAGGTGAGGCAGGTGGCACATGTGGCAGCCGAACATTGCCCAAGCTCAGCAACAAAATGAACTCTAAACAATAACAAATTACAATTTGAAACAATTgcaacacaaacaaaaaatttaaaatgcaaatgcaacaGCCCAAATACTGTCgaaaaaagcaacaaaaaaccaacaaaagaACCAGCGAGTGTTGAAAATTGTGCACTTGCAACAGTTGCAAATAATTACGGGGGAGGGGGGAGTGGGAGGAGGTGGGTCTCTGAAAAGAGTATGTGACAACCAACTGTCAATCTCATGCGTACGAAACCATGAAAAGCCGAAAGAGCAGACTAAAACAATAAAACTTGGGGGCTTCAACACGGATCACAACACACCACATATCGAAGTTGGAAAAGATGCGATTCTTTTGTGTCGATCTCTCGGGGGAACCATCTGAAAAAGCATCCATTGGTTCCAGCCTCATTTGTTCATGTGTTGCATCTTCGCCGGCTGTCTATCTTGATCTTGCCTCGATTTCTTATCCCATTGTTGCCGCTGTTACGCTCAAATAAATCTCTTCCTTTCGGCCCATCTCTCGGCTTTCAAGGGGTTAAAGCTGCCGCCGTTGGCGCTCGTTTGTCTATTTGGGTTAATGCTGAGTTTATGCTAATTGAAGATGTTGGGACAGGGCAAAGTGATTGGCAATGTGCAGTACTTTGATGGGGGTGGGAAAAATGGCTGAAAAGCAGGGGTTTTCTTCATGGGAAAAAACCGGGAACTTATGGGGAACATTATAGAGATCTTTAACGGCTTTAGGGCTATAAATTTCTTACATCAGATATTTAATCTTTACTTTACAGCCAaatcaattgattttttatttctagTCACCTAAGTAACATTGAATAATCTAGAGATAGTTATGGAGATCTTTAACGGCTTTAGGGCTATACATTTCATACATAAGATATTTAATCTTTACTTTACAGCCAaatcaattgattttttatttctagTCACCTAAGTATCTTTGaataatctaataaatttgaCTATCACAGCACAGATTTATTTAACTATCCCAAAACAGATTATGTATGTTCAATTTTTGTacaaatacaatttaattatCTTAGGATGTTGCATAAAAAACTGTAATAAAATGCTTGCTTTTCAGAAATTTCTTTGAATTGTAACTGCTTGCCCTAAAAAAGTTGTTCAAATATATTccttaaaaactaaaaaatattgtgcTCCATTCAATAATTTAGAAAACTTAAAGCAACCAGGATTGCACTCCAGTCCCATTTCGATTGCATTGCGAATTCGACCTGCCTCGTTTTTCGCCTTAACTTCTCTCAATCACTTGCAATTTTCACGCTAATAACTTTCCAGGGGCTTTTAGCCTTTCCAACGGCAACAAAAGACTTGAACAACAAACTATATAGACCGCCCATTGCCTCAGTAACCCAGAAAGCGGACAAGATGCCACTCTCGAACCAAACACCGCGCACCATCAATTATTTCCCTCCACACTCAACCTTTGGCCAGAGCATTTTCCTTTAAATACCAACTCGCTAAGCCAACCGAGATGGGCCCATGGGAGTACGGCTGGAAAATGGTTAGTTTTCCCTGcattttcctttttgtttctgtttgaCGAGTGCGCGGCTGAGGGGCCACCAAGGCTAATTGATAATGTAACACGGCGGGGAATGCCTCAAATGGTGGAAAGCGAATGTTGTTTTCCCTTATTTTGGATATCTAACTTAGCTACACTTTGAGTTGATAGTGCTATTAAGTTTCGTTTTCATATTTCTAAATAAATCCTGGAATATACTGgtaatttaaaatactatGATATGTTTTTAACAATATATTGATTAAAGaaaagttatttaaaataattaccaaaagaatatttaaaaaatttaatattatcgtTTTGAAGAAAAGGTAAGTAATTATTTTAAGTTGCAAAACCCCTTAGTTAGTGTACTTAAATCAAAGGAAGAAAGAATCATGACGACACCTCTTTAGAAAGAGGCGTCCCCCAACTTGAATGAGCTTTGGGTATACTTTTCCCTCCTGTGTTTCTGGCTGGGACGTGAGAAGTTGTCTAACACTTTGGCAGACAGGTTGTCTGCATCGTGTGTTGCATGCGCTGCCCCTCGCGCCCCAAATCTTCTGTAGCTTCTTCTGGGTCTGCGGGCTCTTCTGCACTTGCAAAATTGCATGCTGCATGAAAAGAAGATGGCCAGGAGGGAGAAAAGGGGGCCACAAGCGTTTTTTTGGGCTTTTTTTGAGGCAACAATTGTAattgttgctggtgttgctagagttgctgttgttgctgctgcagttgttgCTCCCGTGGCTGCAACTTTGCGTGGgagtttgttgttgctggctgAGATCCCTATCAAACAAGAGACAAATGTTCTGCGCAATCTTTTTACTCGGTATGAATGTAGGAAATTATCTCAGATGACactttttttgtgtgttgCCGCTGCTGTTGCTCATGTTGATACAGCAACGATACCGACAAATGGGAACAGACGCGGCCAATGAAGTTGTCAAATCAATGTTGGCCAAATTATTCAATAAGCCATTACCCAAGCTCATAAAAAGAGGCACAGACAAAAGATATTTGCTGTAATTGCGGGCCATAAAAACGATCAAAAAGGTACGAAGGGGTTTCAGGGCTGCCTGGGCTTTTTGGCCTTTCTGATTTGGGATTGGGATCGGGAAGAAGACGACTCCACTTACCCCATTGACACAGTTCCCTGCCAGCATCGAAAACAGTCCGAACACGACTATCAAAATGCAGGCGCTCCACTGAAGATGTTGCTGCCGtctgtgttgctgctgttcaTGTTGCTGCGGTGATTTGTTCGCTGTTGTTGTGGCTGCCATGATGTctgttggttttttttgttaatttttttggtAATACGTAATTTAAATGTGATTTTTTTCCTatctaaaaaatacaaaacgaCAATCGAAAGAAAACGAGTCGAGTGGGTTGATGATA
Encoded here:
- the LOC119553473 gene encoding LOW QUALITY PROTEIN: probable serine/threonine-protein kinase dyrk1 (The sequence of the model RefSeq protein was modified relative to this genomic sequence to represent the inferred CDS: substituted 1 base at 1 genomic stop codon), which codes for MAATTTANKSPQQHEQQQHRRQQHLQWSACILIVVFGLFSMLAGNCVNGQIDGYTAGEDYPAYDAVPKGLAFNCQGRQPGYYADTETRCQVWHWCLHSGHQYSFLCPNGTVFNQAVRVCDWWSNVNCEGSEQLYQNNDELYRIPERQQQQNEVXYEADDEYKIGTANGTRQRGGRQRQFQNQQQQQQQQQQQQHQALNSNSAIGGINSSNRIVDSSNYNKMTKNSFRGSMRFTTPSTNPQSSYSSSQQQQEQQQQQQQQHQNQKQHNSSKNSERKSKPSRVNHRDRENNQTRSRNRPHSTPQPGKKNNSNSNSSRGKQRYNTNKFDSDAELKDYKSKIKNKYNIDYDHSLDEEYEIIEAIE